A single genomic interval of Pyrus communis chromosome 5, drPyrComm1.1, whole genome shotgun sequence harbors:
- the LOC137734257 gene encoding uncharacterized protein, producing the protein MVEGGDFLECWKWLCRKYDDIKDAGKLKRWIVCGLWRIWKCGDSVIFEKLALEPRVALALLHQQWRKIEKCGGDKVMQPCFQVQGRGEIGGGWTKPPFQTIKLNCGGAWCKQTGQGGFGWVARLVFKEAGGAGNILCESSLMADVEAMRAALLACWRKALG; encoded by the coding sequence ATGGTGGAGGGTGGTGACTTCCTGGAGTGTTGGAAATGGCTTTGTCGTAAATATGACGATATTAAGGATGCCGGAAAACTAAAGCGTTGGATTGTATGTGGTCTTTGGCGAATATGGAAGTGTGGAGATAGTGTGATTTTTGAAAAGCTTGCCCTGGAGCCTCGTGTAGCTTTGGCGCTCTTGCACCAACAATGGCGTAAGATTGAGAAGTGTGGTGGGGACAAAGTGATGCAACCATGCTTTCAGGTTCAAGGACGTGGGGAGATCGGGGGCGGGTGGACTAAGCCTCCGTTtcaaacaattaaattaaattgtggTGGGGCTTGGTGTAAGCAAACTGGGCAGGGTGGCTTTGGGTGGGTTGCTAGACTGGTATTCAAAGAAGCTGGAGGGGCGGGAAACATTCTATGTGAGTCCAGTTTGATGGCGGACGTGGAAGCGATGAGGGCGGCTTTGTTGGCTTGTTGGAGAAAGGCTTTGGGATAG
- the LOC137733423 gene encoding putative expansin-B2 produces MALFLQHNSLSITTLVTLFSILLNLNPSCCFNPKLFNVSKLQSDSDWSPAGATWYGPADGAGTDGGACGYLDTVENPPFSKLVSAGGPSLFKSGKGCGACYQVKCTGNSACSGNPATVILTDECPGCTSESVHFDMSGTAFGAMAISGQEGQLRNAGVLQIQYKRVNCSYPGVTITFHVDSGSDPYYFATLIEYEDGASDLMEVHLKQNDDSDSWLSMQESWGAVWKLNSGSALQAPLSIRLTASNGQSLVANNVIPTGWQPGQTYRSVVNFEV; encoded by the exons ATGGCTCTTTTTCTTCAACATAATTCATTGTCTATCACTACTCTTGTAACCTTGTTTTCTATTCTactaaacctaaaccctagtTGTTGCTTCAACCCAAAACTCTTTAACGTCTCAAAGCTTCAGTCTGACTCTGACTGGTCACCGGCCGGTGCAACTTGGTATGGACCCGCTGACGGTGCTGGGACTGATG GGGGTGCTTGTGGTTATCTGGATACTGTAGAAAACCCTCCATTCTCTAAATTGGTGTCGGCTGGAGGCCCTTCTTTATTCAAATCAGGAAAAGGATGTGGAGCTTGTTATCAG GTGAAGTGCACGGGGAATTCTGCATGCTCAGGCAATCCGGCAACTGTGATTCTAACTGATGAGTGCCCAGGATGTACTTCAGAATCTGTTCATTTTGATATGAGTGGCACTGCCTTCGGTGCCATGGCGATTTCTGGTCAAGAGGGTCAATTGCGGAATGCTGGAGTCTTGCAGATTCAATACAAAAG AGTGAACTGCAGTTATCCTGGTGTGACAATAACCTTCCACGTCGACTCGGGTTCAGACCCTTACTATTTTGCAACTCTAATAGAATATGAAGATGGAGCAAGCGACCTAATGGAAGTTCACCTCAAACAAAATGATGACTCGGACTCGTGGCTCTCCATGCAGGAATCGTGGGGTGCAGTTTGGAAACTAAACTCAGGCTCAGCATTGCAAGCCCCATTATCAATTAGGCTGACTGCAAGCAACGGCCAGTCCCTTGTAGCAAACAATGTTATTCCGACTGGTTGGCAACCAGGCCAGACTTACCGGTCGGTTGTCAACTTTGAAGTCTAA
- the LOC137734260 gene encoding uncharacterized protein — MVRTRSAAQKLIPFDPEPEQSLGRRRRKQNLQWVPSLQGTFLQSLFSEDLHSEKTMAFVIPEGGQPLGDSLTAHATNIPSCITYPEVEEGSAFEIKQYMLNILPTFHGLSTDNPNMHIAEFLMGCKNILVRGFSAESIKLSLFPYTLKDQARRWLLTLPSGSISTWNQLSEKFLSKYYPASKTLDMKTQILSFAQKPNEEFHEVWERFKELIRKCPHSGINSTDQMHIFFRGLNMTTKTLVNASCGGSYKDKNAQEACLLFEKMAIDTQQWAIEQPQSRLVFEMSNGSPYVSAQIEKMEKKLERFDAKFDMLLQRIPGSQVVVQQQPLQAACSICSMTTHDFLSCPHKAAYPEFAAEQVNAFNNFQRPRNDPYSNFYKPGWRDHPNLKWDRDEHAKPQFQQQLQQPAAPKATWEIAIEKLAITTNARFAQTNQEIQNMHATMKNMEQQIGQIALQVSERAPGTFPSQTVPNPRGREECNAIQTLRSGKSYDNRHENYVGNSQAAPQPQIDSGNVEKSNIFADSANSGRPQDRSENTAEATTKTAERVYVPPMPYPERLRPKAKDQQLTDFMKTLAKVQINLPLIDAIKNIPSYAKFLKDVCTKKKKLMDSEKVILTEQCSAVLLHKLPPKKKDPWSFTIPCTIGNCDFSSALIDLGASVNLMPYSVFKRLGEGELKPTSSIIQLADRSITYPR, encoded by the coding sequence ATGGTCAGAACTAGATCAGCAGCACAAAAATTGATTCCATTTGATCCAGAACCTGAGCAATCTTTAGGGAGGAGACGCAGGAAACAAAATCTGCAGTGGGTTCCTTCCCTGCAGGGGACTTTTCtacaatctttgttttctgAGGATCTGCACAGTGAAAAAACAATGGCATTTGTTATTCCAGAGGGTGGTCAACCATTAGGGGATTCATTAACAGCTCATGCCACTAACATACCAAGTTGCATTACTTATCCGGAAGTGGAGGAAGGGTCTGCATTCGAAATAAAGCAATACATGTTGAATATTCTACCTACATTTCATGGGTTATCAACCGACAATCCTAACATGCACATTGCAGAATTTTTAATGGGATGCAAGAATATTTTGGTGAGAGGATTTTCAGCCGAATCTATTAAGCTTAGTTTATTTCCATACACTCTGAAAGATCAAGCAAGGAGATGGCTCCTCACACTTCCATCTGGAAGCATTAGCACTTGGAACCAACTCAGTGAAAAATTCTTAAGCAAGTATTATCCAGCTTCAAAGACTCTTGACATGAAAACTCAGATTTTATCTTTtgcacaaaaaccaaatgaagagtTTCATGAAGTGTGGGAACGGTTCAAAGAGTTGATTAGAAAATGTCCACATTCTGGTATTAACAGTACTGATCAAATGCATATATTTTTCCGAGGGCTAAATATGACTACAAAAACTCTTGTCAATGCTTCATGCGGAGGTTCATACAAGGATAAAAATGCACAAGAGGCttgtttgttatttgaaaaaatggcaataGATACACAGCAATGGGCAATTGAGCAGCCACAATCTAGGTTAGTTTTTGAGATGTCTAATGGTTCTCCATATGTGTCAgcacaaattgaaaaaatggagaaaaagctTGAAAGATTTGATGCAAAATTTGACATGTTATTACAAAGAATTCCAGGTTCACAGGTTGTTGTACAGCAGCAGCCCTTACAAGCTGCCTGCAGTATTTGCAGCATGACAACCCATGATTTTTTGAGCTGTCCACATAAAGCTGCTTATCCGGAGTTTGCAGCGGAACAAGTTAATGCATTTAATAATTTTCAGCGTCCCCGAAATGACCCCTATTCAAATTTCTACAAACctggttggagagatcatcctaATTTGAAGTGGGATAGGGATGAACATGCAAAGCCTCAATTTCAACAACAGTTACAGCAACCTGCTGCACCTAAGGCTACTTGGGAGATTGCAATTGAAAAATTAGCAATTACTACAAATGCAAGATTTGCACAGACCAATCAAGAAATCCAAAATATGCATGCAACAATGAAAAATATGGAacaacaaattgggcagattgcattGCAGGTTTCAGAAAGAGCACCGGGTACATTTCCTAGTCAGACAGTACCTAATCCAAGAGGACGAGAAGAATGCAACGCTATACAGACTTTACGGTCTGGCAAAAGTTATGATAACAGACATGAAAATTATGTTGGAAATTCGCAGGCAGCACCACAACCACAAATAGATTCGGGAAATGTTgaaaaatctaatatttttgcagATTCTGCAAATTCTGGGCGGCCACAAGACAGATCCGAAAATACTGCAGAAGCTACCACAAAAACTGCAGAACGTGTTTATGTGCCTCCAATGCCTTATCCTGAAAGGTTGAGGCCTAAAGCTAAAGATCAACAGTTGACAGATTTTATGAAGACTTTGGCTAAAGTTCAGATTAATCTACCATTAATTGATGCAATTAAGAACATTCCATCTTATGCCAAGTTTTTGAAAGACGTTtgcacaaagaaaaagaagcttATGGATTCCGAAAAAGTGATTCTAACAGAACAGTGCAGTGCGGTCCTATTGCATAAATTGCCTCCAAAGAAGAAAGATCCATGGAGTTTTACTATCCCTTGCACCATTGGAAATTGTGATTTTAGTAGTGCTTTAATTGACTTAGGTGCTAGTGttaacttaatgccttattctgtTTTTAAACGTTTAGGTGAAGGAGAGCTGAAGCCAACCTCCAGCATTATTCAATTGGCTGACCGTTCAATTACCTACCCTAGATGA
- the LOC137734259 gene encoding uncharacterized protein: MANLAKLEFAALDITRKNYLTWVLDTKIHLEAGNLGDTIREESSSFQDRAKAMIFIRRHLDQALKSEYLTVKDLLALWNALRNRYNHRTTDFKSMAEYNPALFRITSQMKLCGDTITEEHMLEKTLSTFHASNVLLQQQYRARGYTEYN, from the exons atggcgaacttggcgAAGCTTGAATTTGCTGCCCTGGATATTACCAGGAAAAATTACCTGACCTGGgtactggataccaagatccatctggaagcagggaatcttggagataccatCAGGGAAGAGAGCAGCTCCTTTCAAGATCGGGCAAAGGCCATGATTTTCATTCGTCGCCATCTTGATCAGGCGCTAAAGAGCGAGTATTTAACAGTTAAAGATCTGTTAGCTCTCTGGAATGCcttgagaaacagatacaatcaccgaacaacg gatttcaagtcaATGGCAGAGTACAATCCTGCATTAttcagaattacctctcagATGAAGCTCTGTGGGGATACTATTACTGAGGaacatatgctggaaaagactctcagcacatttcatgcctcTAACGTGCTCTTGCAGCAGCAATATAGAGCGCGAGGCTACACTGAGTACAACTAG